In Ruminiclostridium papyrosolvens DSM 2782, the following proteins share a genomic window:
- the tgt gene encoding tRNA guanosine(34) transglycosylase Tgt, producing the protein MAAVTYELIKTCKQTGARLGKVHTPHGSFDTPVFMPVGTLATVKGMSPEELKEIDARIILSNTYHCYLRPGQDIVKQAGGLHGFMNWDRPILTDSGGFQVFSLSGLRKITEEGVTFKSHLDGSKHVFTPESVMGIENDLGADIIMAFDECAPYPAEYDYVKKSMERTTRWAKRCKEAHIDTEKQSLFGIIQGGMYKELRIESANQLKELDFPGYAIGGLSVGEPAELMYEVLDYTAPLMPADKPRYLMGVGTPDYLIEGAMRGIDMFDCVLPTRIGRNGTVLTNRGRVIIRDAKYSRDFSRLDPECDCYVCRNYSRAYIRHLVKCGELLGLRLTTWHNLYFLINLMKQVRQAIMDDRLASFRDEFYLKYGYTK; encoded by the coding sequence ATGGCAGCAGTTACTTATGAATTAATAAAAACCTGCAAGCAGACTGGGGCAAGATTAGGCAAGGTGCATACACCTCACGGCTCATTTGATACCCCTGTTTTTATGCCTGTTGGTACACTTGCAACTGTTAAAGGAATGTCTCCGGAAGAACTAAAGGAGATAGATGCGAGAATAATTTTAAGCAACACATATCATTGCTACCTTAGGCCCGGCCAGGATATAGTAAAGCAGGCAGGAGGCCTTCACGGTTTTATGAACTGGGACAGACCTATACTAACGGATAGTGGCGGATTTCAGGTATTCAGTCTTAGCGGACTCAGAAAGATTACGGAAGAAGGTGTAACCTTCAAATCTCATCTGGATGGTTCAAAACATGTGTTTACGCCGGAATCAGTAATGGGAATAGAGAATGATCTCGGTGCAGATATAATAATGGCTTTTGATGAATGTGCCCCTTATCCGGCTGAATACGATTACGTTAAGAAGTCTATGGAGCGTACAACAAGATGGGCAAAGAGATGTAAGGAAGCTCATATAGATACGGAAAAACAGTCACTTTTCGGTATAATTCAGGGTGGAATGTACAAAGAGTTGAGGATAGAGAGTGCTAACCAACTAAAGGAATTGGATTTTCCGGGTTATGCAATAGGCGGTTTAAGCGTTGGTGAGCCTGCTGAGCTTATGTACGAGGTACTGGACTATACGGCCCCTCTTATGCCGGCGGACAAACCCAGATATCTGATGGGGGTTGGTACGCCTGATTATCTTATTGAGGGAGCCATGAGAGGTATTGATATGTTTGACTGTGTTCTTCCCACAAGAATAGGAAGAAATGGTACAGTACTTACAAACAGAGGCAGAGTTATAATTCGTGATGCAAAATACTCAAGAGACTTTTCAAGGCTGGACCCTGAGTGTGATTGCTATGTCTGCCGAAATTATTCAAGAGCTTATATCAGACACCTTGTCAAATGCGGAGAACTTTTGGGTTTAAGGCTTACAACCTGGCACAACTTATATTTCTTAATAAACTTGATGAAACAAGTAAGACAAGCTATAATGGATGATAGGCTCGCCAGCTTCAGGGATGAATTTTATCTGAAATATGGCTATACTAAATAA
- the yajC gene encoding preprotein translocase subunit YajC, whose amino-acid sequence MAALIQLVLPMALILGLMYVMLILPQKKKEKKTQQMLNSLQVGWGVTTIGGIAGKIINIKDDEIYIESGVDKNKILVKRWAIKDVVKPVEG is encoded by the coding sequence ATGGCGGCGTTAATTCAATTAGTATTACCTATGGCTTTAATTCTGGGACTTATGTATGTAATGCTCATTCTCCCACAGAAAAAAAAGGAAAAGAAGACCCAGCAAATGCTTAATTCACTTCAAGTTGGATGGGGTGTTACAACTATCGGAGGTATAGCAGGTAAGATTATAAACATAAAAGATGACGAAATATATATCGAATCCGGTGTTGATAAAAATAAGATACTTGTAAAGCGTTGGGCAATTAAAGATGTTGTAAAGCCTGTTGAAGGCTAA
- a CDS encoding TIGR04086 family membrane protein encodes MGVQTPGIKKTLDEHINLLRVVKGLMIAFLITLPCFLGFALFLTYTDFPEKHTYIAVLITTVLSVLVASAYSTKNVKSKGWMNGCFVGILYVALLYIASSLVFLNFKVDVQVMLSVVIGAIVGCLGGIFGINLR; translated from the coding sequence ATGGGCGTACAGACACCTGGGATAAAAAAAACACTGGATGAACACATAAACCTGCTGCGAGTAGTAAAAGGCTTAATGATTGCTTTTCTTATAACGCTTCCGTGTTTTTTAGGGTTCGCATTGTTTTTAACATATACGGATTTTCCTGAAAAACACACCTATATTGCAGTTCTTATTACAACTGTATTGAGTGTACTGGTGGCTTCAGCTTACTCCACAAAAAATGTTAAGAGTAAAGGCTGGATGAACGGCTGCTTTGTGGGAATCCTTTATGTGGCTTTACTATACATTGCCAGCAGTCTTGTGTTCCTGAACTTTAAAGTTGATGTTCAGGTTATGTTATCAGTGGTTATTGGTGCTATTGTGGGGTGCCTTGGTGGCATTTTTGGGATTAATTTACGATAA
- the scfA gene encoding six-cysteine ranthipeptide SCIFF, whose translation MKHIKTINNATLKNSLAKGGCGECQTSCQSACKTSCTVANQSCENK comes from the coding sequence ATGAAACATATAAAGACTATTAACAATGCTACTCTTAAAAATAGCCTTGCAAAAGGTGGATGTGGCGAATGTCAGACTTCTTGCCAGTCAGCTTGCAAGACATCATGCACAGTTGCTAATCAAAGCTGCGAAAATAAGTAA
- the scfB gene encoding thioether cross-link-forming SCIFF peptide maturase produces the protein MIHKYTMYDTNIVLDINSGAVHVFDDAAFDVVDLYKNETREQIVELLSEKYSGQVIEDAFEEIAELESKGLLFSEDVYSDALNKWERKPVVKALCLHICHDCNLRCKYCFASTGSFGGHRTMMDLETGRKAIDFLIEKSAGRRNLEVDFFGGEPLMNFDVVKGIVEYARIREKESGKNFRFTITTNAVLLNDEIKDFINKNMHNVVLSIDGRKETNDNMRPRVDGSGTYERILPKIQDMAESRNQDNYYVRGTFTRENLDFSEDVLHLADQGFKQISIEPVVAAKDSGYDIREQDLPKLFEEYENLAREYVKRDSENCGFNFFHFMIDLQQGPCVIKRLGGCGSGHEYLAVTPEGDLYPCHQFVGDEKFRMGNVHEGVFNSDFQKDFQKSNVYTKKDCAECWAKFYCSGGCAANAYQFNNDINVPYKIGCELEKKRVECAIWIKTQE, from the coding sequence ATGATTCACAAGTATACTATGTACGATACCAATATAGTCTTGGACATAAACAGCGGTGCTGTCCATGTATTTGATGATGCTGCTTTTGATGTAGTAGATTTATATAAGAATGAAACAAGAGAACAAATAGTTGAATTACTATCAGAAAAATACTCAGGACAAGTTATTGAAGATGCCTTTGAGGAAATTGCAGAACTTGAATCCAAAGGTTTGCTTTTTAGTGAGGATGTATATTCAGATGCTTTAAATAAGTGGGAAAGAAAACCGGTAGTAAAGGCTTTATGTTTACATATTTGTCATGACTGTAACTTAAGATGTAAGTATTGTTTTGCTTCCACCGGAAGTTTTGGTGGTCACAGAACCATGATGGATCTTGAAACAGGCAGGAAAGCAATAGATTTTCTGATTGAAAAATCAGCAGGCAGACGTAATTTGGAAGTGGACTTTTTCGGAGGAGAACCGCTGATGAACTTTGACGTGGTAAAAGGTATTGTTGAATATGCCAGAATCAGAGAAAAAGAATCTGGCAAGAATTTCAGATTTACTATTACTACGAATGCTGTATTATTAAATGATGAAATAAAAGACTTCATTAATAAGAATATGCATAATGTGGTTCTCAGTATTGACGGACGTAAGGAAACAAATGACAATATGAGGCCAAGAGTTGATGGCTCAGGTACTTATGAAAGAATACTTCCTAAAATTCAGGATATGGCAGAATCTAGAAATCAGGATAATTACTATGTAAGAGGTACTTTTACAAGAGAAAATCTTGATTTTTCCGAAGATGTACTTCATCTGGCTGATCAGGGCTTCAAGCAGATATCTATAGAGCCTGTTGTTGCTGCTAAAGATTCCGGTTATGACATCCGTGAACAGGATCTCCCAAAACTTTTTGAAGAGTATGAAAACCTTGCAAGAGAATATGTAAAAAGAGATAGTGAGAATTGCGGCTTTAATTTCTTTCATTTTATGATTGATTTGCAACAGGGACCTTGTGTCATCAAGAGACTTGGGGGATGCGGTTCAGGACATGAGTATCTGGCTGTAACGCCGGAAGGCGATTTATATCCTTGCCATCAGTTTGTGGGAGATGAGAAGTTTAGAATGGGCAATGTTCATGAAGGTGTATTCAATAGTGATTTTCAGAAAGATTTTCAAAAGTCAAATGTTTACACAAAAAAGGACTGCGCTGAATGTTGGGCTAAATTTTATTGCAGTGGAGGGTGTGCTGCAAATGCGTACCAATTTAATAATGATATTAATGTTCCATACAAAATTGGTTGCGAACTTGAGAAAAAGAGAGTAGAATGTGCAATCTGGATAAAAACTCAAGAATAG
- a CDS encoding gamma carbonic anhydrase family protein — MIKDFNNITPKIHETAFVAPNSTVIGDVVLGENTTIWYNAVLRGDIDSIVVGDNTNIQEGCILHCKTGIEVKLGSHVTIGHGAILHSCSIGNNTLVGMGAIVLDSAEIGNNCLVAAGSVVTPRTKIPDGCLVAGSPAEVKRTLSDQEIAEIKCNANEYINLLKFYK, encoded by the coding sequence GTGATAAAGGATTTTAACAACATCACACCTAAAATCCACGAGACTGCGTTTGTTGCACCAAACAGTACAGTTATTGGAGACGTAGTTTTGGGTGAAAATACAACTATCTGGTACAATGCGGTTTTAAGAGGAGACATCGATAGTATAGTTGTCGGTGATAATACAAATATACAGGAAGGCTGTATATTACATTGCAAAACGGGTATTGAAGTGAAATTGGGTTCTCATGTAACAATCGGGCACGGGGCAATTTTGCACAGCTGCAGCATAGGGAATAATACACTTGTGGGAATGGGTGCAATAGTGCTTGACAGCGCGGAAATAGGCAACAATTGTCTTGTAGCTGCCGGAAGTGTAGTTACACCAAGGACTAAAATACCGGATGGCTGTCTTGTTGCAGGCAGTCCGGCTGAGGTTAAAAGGACATTGTCCGACCAAGAGATTGCTGAAATCAAATGTAATGCAAATGAGTATATTAATCTGTTAAAATTTTACAAATAA
- the secD gene encoding protein translocase subunit SecD: MRGSNAVKFFSILLIIGILTWIAAYGSILGFEIPGVKEIRTGIDIQGGVDARLYAVTKDKSKAKAEDLDAARIIIGKRLDSKNIFDRVITVDKDKGYILVQIPHKKGEAFDPQKSIEEIGKTALLTFQEVDTSKKDANGNYLPTNKIILEGGDVKDATPEIDGENGGYCVALKLTSEGGKKFSEATGRLIGKPIAIFMDNDLVSAPNVQTQITGTSARITLGGTASDEQRDEAKNLAGLIKSGSLPFKLEARQVNNISPTLGSNALNVSINAFIVALILICLFMIFYYRLPGLIASIALILHTVMELLALSWTNIIVTLPGIAGLVLTIGMAVDANVIIFERIKDEIKNGKTLHAAIDVGFKRAFSAVLDSNVTTLISAVVLWKFGTGPIQSFAYTLGIGVVLSFITAVTASRIMLKSIQDIEVAKHHWLYGVSMRGGKANG, encoded by the coding sequence ATGAGAGGAAGCAACGCGGTTAAATTTTTCTCGATATTGCTTATCATCGGAATTTTGACCTGGATAGCAGCTTATGGTTCTATCTTAGGTTTTGAAATACCAGGTGTTAAGGAAATTAGAACGGGTATTGACATTCAGGGAGGCGTGGATGCTAGACTTTACGCAGTAACAAAGGACAAAAGCAAGGCAAAAGCTGAAGACTTGGATGCTGCAAGAATTATCATAGGTAAGAGATTGGATTCTAAAAATATCTTTGACAGAGTTATCACTGTAGATAAAGATAAGGGATACATTCTAGTACAAATACCACACAAAAAAGGCGAAGCATTCGATCCACAGAAGTCAATAGAAGAAATTGGTAAAACCGCATTATTAACCTTCCAAGAGGTTGACACAAGCAAAAAAGATGCAAATGGAAACTATCTTCCAACCAATAAGATTATTCTTGAAGGTGGAGATGTAAAAGATGCCACTCCTGAAATTGATGGCGAAAATGGTGGTTATTGTGTCGCACTGAAACTTACATCAGAGGGCGGAAAAAAGTTTTCAGAAGCAACAGGAAGACTTATTGGTAAACCTATAGCAATATTTATGGATAATGATTTAGTCAGTGCTCCAAACGTTCAGACACAGATTACCGGCACTTCCGCTAGAATTACTCTTGGTGGTACTGCCAGTGATGAACAAAGAGACGAGGCTAAAAATCTCGCCGGTCTTATTAAGTCAGGTTCATTGCCATTTAAGTTAGAAGCAAGACAGGTAAATAATATAAGCCCTACCCTTGGATCTAACGCACTTAATGTAAGTATAAATGCATTTATAGTGGCACTTATACTGATTTGTTTATTTATGATTTTCTATTACAGATTACCGGGATTAATTGCAAGTATTGCATTAATTCTCCATACGGTTATGGAGTTACTGGCATTGTCCTGGACAAATATAATTGTTACTTTACCGGGTATTGCGGGTCTTGTACTGACAATAGGTATGGCCGTTGATGCCAACGTTATAATATTTGAAAGAATTAAGGATGAAATCAAAAACGGAAAGACTCTTCATGCTGCAATTGATGTAGGATTTAAGAGAGCCTTCTCAGCTGTACTTGATTCAAACGTAACTACTCTTATATCTGCCGTAGTATTATGGAAATTTGGTACAGGCCCTATACAGAGTTTTGCATATACTCTGGGAATAGGTGTTGTATTAAGCTTTATAACTGCTGTAACAGCTTCCAGAATAATGCTGAAGTCCATACAGGATATTGAAGTTGCAAAACACCATTGGTTATATGGCGTAAGTATGAGAGGAGGAAAAGCAAATGGTTAA
- the secF gene encoding protein translocase subunit SecF — MVNLYAKRYYFFILSAIIILSGVAMYLVEGFKLDIEFEGGTIIEMRANDKMFTEKNTQDLQTQIADFVTKTLNKPAKVQKSTSYDVNGANAKSFDIIKISIGSQDTLSNTELTKVEEAVVKEFKLNAKDAVVSEESVEPFIGKEIMNNGLKAIVIAFVLIILYVWYRFKAMSGLSAGVFAVVGVIHDVLVMLSVYVIFQIPLNESFIAAMLTVVGYSMNDTVIIYDRIRENNRLLRKVPLPELVNSSIIQTLNRSINTVVTSLIAITTVYIFSKINGINSMEQFSFPLIVGITAGCYSSIFIASPLYVMWKESQKKKKISGKPAKA; from the coding sequence ATGGTTAATTTATATGCTAAGAGATACTACTTTTTTATACTCTCAGCCATAATTATTTTATCAGGTGTTGCTATGTATTTAGTTGAAGGCTTTAAACTTGATATAGAGTTTGAAGGCGGAACTATAATAGAGATGAGAGCAAATGATAAAATGTTTACTGAGAAAAACACTCAGGATTTACAGACTCAAATCGCAGATTTTGTTACAAAGACATTAAATAAACCTGCAAAGGTTCAGAAGTCAACTTCATACGATGTAAATGGTGCAAACGCTAAGAGCTTTGATATAATAAAAATAAGCATAGGAAGTCAGGATACACTTTCAAACACTGAATTGACTAAAGTTGAAGAAGCAGTTGTAAAAGAGTTTAAGCTTAATGCTAAAGACGCTGTTGTAAGTGAAGAAAGTGTTGAACCGTTCATTGGTAAGGAAATAATGAATAACGGCTTGAAGGCTATTGTTATAGCTTTTGTATTGATTATATTATATGTTTGGTACAGATTCAAAGCTATGTCAGGGTTATCGGCCGGTGTATTTGCGGTTGTAGGAGTTATTCATGATGTTTTGGTAATGCTTTCTGTATATGTTATTTTCCAGATACCATTGAATGAGTCATTTATTGCGGCAATGTTGACTGTTGTTGGGTATTCTATGAATGATACAGTTATAATTTATGACCGTATCAGAGAAAACAACAGACTGCTCAGAAAAGTGCCTCTTCCTGAATTGGTAAACAGCAGTATAATCCAGACTTTAAACAGATCAATAAACACAGTTGTTACTTCCTTAATAGCAATAACTACTGTATATATATTCTCTAAAATAAACGGTATAAATTCAATGGAACAATTCAGCTTCCCGTTGATTGTAGGTATTACAGCAGGATGTTATTCATCAATATTTATTGCAAGCCCGCTGTATGTAATGTGGAAGGAAAGTCAGAAAAAGAAGAAGATTTCAGGAAAACCAGCAAAAGCTTAA